A section of the Kribbella sp. HUAS MG21 genome encodes:
- a CDS encoding GNAT family N-acetyltransferase — protein sequence MTWALRPATPDDLDELVELRAVVMRPDLERLGRYDEHRVRQRLRDAYQPEYLQIIEVDGEFAGSITMRPAGDRRWLEHFYLAPHHQGRGLGTAVLRDALDRADADGATVWLNVLQGSPARKL from the coding sequence ATGACCTGGGCCCTGCGCCCCGCGACCCCCGACGACCTCGATGAGCTCGTCGAGCTCCGGGCGGTCGTGATGCGCCCCGACCTGGAACGCCTCGGCCGGTACGACGAACACCGCGTCCGGCAACGGCTGCGCGACGCGTACCAGCCGGAGTACCTGCAGATCATCGAGGTCGACGGCGAGTTCGCCGGCTCGATCACGATGCGGCCGGCGGGCGACCGCCGCTGGCTCGAGCACTTCTACCTCGCACCGCACCACCAGGGCCGTGGCCTCGGCACCGCGGTGCTGCGCGACGCCCTGGACCGCGCGGACGCCGACGGCGCGACCGTCTGGCTGAACGTCCTGCAGGGCAGCCCGGCGCGCAAGCTGTAG
- a CDS encoding FCD domain-containing protein, giving the protein MAATDKALAGLRQMIASGELGPGAKFPPEPELCDHLGVSRSSLREAVRSLGALGVIESRHGSGTYVSALDPAAIISRFSLSVELIPLEGVLELLEVRRVLESHATAAAAARQDPELAGRLAEVLDRLESTTDATEIQHLDAEFHGLICTAGGNPTVTALTDVIRGRGGHYRIFEPGADFDAIKQTSDRGHRAILAAITARDPAAAATAASAHIAQTELWLRALRPDPQPELP; this is encoded by the coding sequence ATGGCTGCTACGGACAAGGCGCTGGCCGGGCTGCGGCAGATGATCGCGTCCGGCGAGCTCGGCCCGGGGGCGAAGTTCCCGCCGGAGCCGGAGCTGTGCGACCACCTGGGCGTGTCCCGGAGCTCGCTGCGGGAGGCGGTCCGTTCGCTCGGCGCGCTCGGGGTGATCGAGTCCCGGCACGGCTCCGGTACGTACGTCTCGGCGCTCGACCCGGCCGCGATCATCAGCCGGTTCTCGCTGTCGGTCGAGCTGATCCCGCTCGAAGGCGTCCTGGAGCTCCTGGAGGTCCGCCGGGTGCTCGAGTCGCATGCCACCGCCGCCGCCGCGGCCCGCCAGGACCCGGAGCTCGCGGGCCGGCTCGCCGAGGTCCTCGACCGCCTCGAGTCGACCACCGACGCGACCGAGATCCAGCACCTGGACGCCGAGTTCCACGGCCTGATCTGCACCGCCGGCGGCAACCCGACGGTCACCGCGCTCACCGACGTGATTCGCGGCCGCGGCGGGCACTACCGGATCTTCGAACCCGGCGCGGACTTCGACGCGATCAAACAGACCAGCGATCGCGGCCACCGGGCGATCCTCGCCGCGATCACCGCCCGCGACCCGGCCGCCGCCGCCACCGCCGCCTCCGCCCACATCGCCCAGACCGAGCTCTGGCTCCGCGCGCTGCGCCCCGACCCACAACCGGAGCTGCCATGA
- a CDS encoding HAD-IA family hydrolase, which produces MLADIETWVLDLDNTLYPAGSALAEQLTHGILSTVAQYYGTDLAGARGIQAELIAAYGTSLRGAMVTGTIDPHDFLAFERRMDYSVLRPDPELAQVLGELPGRRYVYTNGSAYHAEQVLGRLGLTGCIDGVFDILAGELIPKPYAESLDAFLASFGIDPARAAMFDDLEVNLTGPHERGMTTVWVSGGTPYEQLAARRWRAADVSGFLRANV; this is translated from the coding sequence GTGCTGGCGGACATCGAGACCTGGGTGCTGGACCTGGACAACACGCTCTATCCGGCCGGTTCCGCCCTCGCCGAGCAGCTCACCCACGGCATCCTGTCGACCGTCGCGCAGTACTACGGGACCGACCTCGCCGGCGCCCGCGGCATCCAGGCCGAGCTGATCGCGGCGTACGGTACGTCGCTGCGCGGCGCGATGGTGACGGGCACCATCGACCCGCACGACTTCCTCGCGTTCGAACGCCGGATGGACTACTCCGTACTGCGTCCCGATCCCGAGCTCGCCCAGGTACTCGGCGAGCTCCCGGGGCGGCGGTACGTGTACACGAACGGGTCGGCGTACCACGCGGAGCAGGTGCTCGGCCGCCTCGGGCTGACCGGCTGCATCGACGGGGTCTTCGACATCCTCGCCGGCGAGCTGATCCCCAAGCCGTACGCCGAGAGCCTGGACGCGTTCCTGGCGTCGTTCGGGATCGACCCGGCGCGGGCGGCGATGTTCGACGATCTCGAGGTGAACCTGACCGGGCCGCACGAGCGCGGGATGACGACGGTCTGGGTGAGCGGCGGGACGCCGTACGAGCAGCTCGCGGCGCGGCGCTGGCGGGCGGCCGACGTGTCGGGGTTCCTGCGAGCAAACGTCTGA
- a CDS encoding SDR family oxidoreductase, with protein sequence MPERPTRPTALVTGPTTGIGRAFADKLAREGYDLVLVSRDEARLKEVAAEITRLHGVECEVLAADLTDKDDLARVEERFRTGPIEVLVNNAGFGQKKPFWANPIDVEEKQLDLLVRVVMRLTHAAVLPMIERGSGAVINVSSVAGFLQRNIYSAHKAWVTTFSAGLAVQLHAKGVAVMALCPGFVHTEFHERMGMDKTIIPSFMWLDADDLVDAAWKDLMRGKAISVPSARYKLLMLAARFTPRALIARVSTVGLDGRRR encoded by the coding sequence ATGCCCGAGAGGCCCACGAGGCCCACTGCGCTAGTCACCGGGCCGACGACCGGGATCGGCCGGGCGTTCGCCGACAAGCTCGCGCGCGAGGGGTACGACCTGGTGCTGGTGTCGCGGGACGAGGCGCGCCTCAAGGAGGTCGCCGCCGAGATCACCCGGCTGCACGGTGTCGAGTGCGAGGTGCTGGCCGCGGACCTGACCGACAAGGACGACCTCGCCCGCGTCGAGGAACGCTTCCGTACCGGGCCGATCGAGGTCCTGGTGAACAACGCCGGCTTCGGGCAGAAGAAGCCGTTCTGGGCGAACCCGATCGACGTCGAGGAGAAGCAGCTCGACCTGCTGGTGCGCGTAGTCATGCGGCTCACCCACGCGGCCGTCCTGCCGATGATCGAGCGCGGGTCGGGTGCGGTGATCAACGTGTCGTCGGTGGCCGGGTTCCTGCAGCGCAACATCTACAGCGCGCACAAGGCCTGGGTGACCACGTTCTCCGCGGGCCTCGCGGTCCAGCTGCACGCCAAGGGCGTTGCGGTGATGGCGTTGTGCCCCGGCTTCGTGCACACCGAGTTCCACGAGCGGATGGGCATGGACAAGACGATCATCCCGTCGTTCATGTGGCTGGACGCCGACGACCTGGTCGACGCCGCGTGGAAGGACTTGATGCGCGGCAAAGCGATCTCGGTCCCCAGCGCCCGCTACAAACTGCTCATGCTCGCCGCCCGCTTCACCCCACGGGCCCTGATCGCCCGCGTCTCGACCGTCGGCCTGGACGGGCGGCGCCGCTAG
- a CDS encoding LysR family transcriptional regulator has product MIEVRRLRVLRALADHGTVTAAAEVLHLTPSAVSQQLAALESEVGQELLERRGRRVAITSAGRLLLAHTDTILAEVERAEDAMRLHANGANGEVRVVAFATAISLLVAPALPRLRETTPGLDLVVRDAEGHQGITYLLDGDADLAIAVEHRGSPRPDDRRLARIPLYAEPFVAVLPPAHPAADQDTIELSMLAADDWVMTAPGNPIRDVVLLACEQAGFQPRIVHQSDDFRAVAALVAAGGGVSLVPRLAVPEPTLAVIRPLADPAPARRVYAAVRASRADHPLITATLDVLTEVAEKL; this is encoded by the coding sequence GTGATCGAGGTACGACGCCTGCGGGTGTTGCGCGCGCTAGCTGACCACGGGACCGTGACCGCGGCCGCCGAGGTGCTGCACCTGACGCCCTCGGCGGTCTCCCAGCAACTGGCGGCGCTGGAGTCGGAGGTCGGCCAGGAGCTGCTCGAACGCCGCGGCCGCCGGGTCGCGATCACCTCGGCCGGCCGCCTGCTCCTCGCCCACACCGACACGATCCTCGCCGAGGTCGAGCGCGCCGAGGACGCGATGCGGCTGCACGCGAACGGCGCGAACGGCGAGGTCCGCGTCGTCGCGTTCGCGACCGCGATCTCGCTGCTGGTCGCGCCGGCGCTGCCCCGGCTCCGCGAGACCACGCCCGGCCTCGACCTCGTGGTCCGCGACGCCGAAGGCCACCAGGGCATCACCTACCTGCTCGACGGCGACGCCGACCTCGCGATCGCGGTCGAGCACCGCGGCTCCCCGCGCCCCGACGACCGGCGGCTGGCCCGGATCCCCTTGTACGCCGAGCCTTTCGTCGCCGTCCTGCCGCCGGCGCACCCGGCCGCGGACCAGGACACGATCGAGCTGAGCATGCTCGCGGCGGACGACTGGGTGATGACCGCACCCGGCAACCCGATCCGCGACGTCGTCCTGCTCGCCTGTGAGCAGGCAGGTTTCCAGCCGCGGATCGTGCACCAGTCCGACGACTTCCGCGCCGTCGCCGCCCTGGTCGCGGCGGGCGGCGGCGTCTCCCTCGTCCCACGCCTCGCCGTCCCCGAACCGACCCTCGCCGTGATCCGCCCCCTCGCCGACCCGGCCCCGGCCCGCCGCGTCTACGCCGCCGTCCGCGCCAGCCGCGCCGACCACCCGCTGATCACCGCGACCCTCGATGTCCTCACCGAGGTCGCCGAAAAGCTCTAG
- a CDS encoding LysR family transcriptional regulator, which yields MELRQLRSFVVVAEEMNVGRAAVRLHLTQPSLSRQIAALEHDLGVELFARVKRRFVMTAAGETFLAEARDLLRRADEAVRAAQRTQRGELGTLRLRFVQSATFEALPRLLGAFRRAYPEVVLDLESSTTLRQTEALRDGRIDVGLLRPTAPSGGGKQAGPTTVVRLAPGLSSRVVAEDPLVAVLPAGHRLTRRKRLRLAELADEPFVFYSRPSGPTVHDTIVGFCRAAGFTPRIEQEAADVQTIISLVTAGLGVSLLIGPTPPSNPDAVVYRELSDDLPPWQLSVAWSPDNRSPVLARFLELL from the coding sequence ATGGAACTGCGCCAGCTCAGATCGTTCGTGGTGGTGGCCGAGGAGATGAACGTCGGGCGCGCGGCTGTCCGGCTGCACCTGACGCAGCCGTCGCTCAGCCGGCAGATCGCGGCGCTCGAGCACGATCTGGGCGTCGAGCTGTTCGCCCGGGTGAAGCGGCGGTTCGTGATGACGGCGGCGGGGGAAACGTTCCTGGCCGAGGCGCGGGACCTGCTGCGCCGGGCGGACGAGGCGGTACGCGCGGCGCAGCGGACGCAGCGCGGTGAGCTCGGGACGCTGCGCCTGCGCTTCGTGCAGTCGGCGACGTTCGAGGCGTTGCCGCGGTTGCTGGGCGCGTTCCGCCGCGCGTATCCCGAGGTGGTGCTGGACCTGGAGTCGTCGACGACGCTCCGGCAGACCGAGGCGCTGCGGGACGGCCGCATCGACGTCGGACTGCTGCGTCCGACCGCGCCGTCCGGCGGCGGAAAGCAGGCGGGGCCGACGACCGTCGTACGACTGGCGCCGGGGTTGTCGTCGCGGGTGGTCGCGGAGGACCCGCTGGTCGCGGTGCTGCCCGCCGGTCACCGGCTGACGCGGCGGAAGCGGCTGCGGCTCGCCGAGCTGGCGGACGAGCCGTTCGTGTTCTACTCGCGGCCGAGCGGGCCGACGGTGCACGACACGATCGTCGGCTTCTGCCGGGCGGCCGGGTTCACGCCGCGCATCGAGCAGGAAGCGGCCGACGTCCAGACGATCATCTCGCTGGTCACCGCCGGCCTCGGCGTCTCGCTCCTCATCGGCCCGACCCCGCCGTCGAACCCGGACGCCGTCGTGTACCGCGAGTTGTCCGACGACCTGCCGCCGTGGCAGCTCTCCGTGGCCTGGTCCCCGGACAACCGCTCGCCCGTCCTGGCGCGCTTCCTCGAACTGCTCTAG
- a CDS encoding aldo/keto reductase, translating to MNTVPSITLDNGVEIPQLGLGVWQVEDAIVTDVVTAAFETGYRHIDTAAIYGNEEGVGRAIAASGIPRDELFITTKLWNDDQGYDSTLKAFDQSLAKLGLEYVDLYLIHWQSLQRDLYVDTWKAFEQLYADKRVRAIGVSNFHEPALRRIFEETTIRPAVNQIELHPALPQDELRAFNAENDIVTQAWSPLASGELIGNPVLKAIGDKYGKSPAQVMIRWHLQLGNVVIPKSVTPSRIQENFEVFDFRLDNDDMAAIADLETGVRTGGDPDVFG from the coding sequence ATGAACACAGTCCCCTCCATCACTCTGGACAACGGCGTCGAGATCCCGCAGCTGGGCCTGGGGGTCTGGCAGGTCGAGGACGCGATCGTCACCGACGTGGTGACCGCGGCGTTCGAGACCGGTTACCGGCACATCGACACCGCCGCGATCTACGGCAACGAGGAAGGTGTCGGCCGGGCGATCGCCGCGTCGGGCATCCCGCGTGACGAGCTGTTCATCACCACCAAGCTGTGGAACGACGACCAGGGCTACGACAGCACGCTGAAGGCGTTCGACCAGAGCCTGGCGAAGCTCGGCCTGGAGTACGTCGACCTGTACCTGATCCACTGGCAGTCGCTGCAGCGCGATCTGTACGTCGACACCTGGAAGGCGTTCGAGCAGCTGTACGCCGACAAGCGGGTGCGCGCGATCGGCGTCTCGAACTTCCACGAGCCCGCGCTGCGGCGGATCTTCGAGGAGACCACGATCCGCCCGGCGGTGAACCAGATCGAGCTGCACCCGGCGCTGCCGCAGGACGAGCTGCGCGCGTTCAACGCCGAGAACGACATCGTCACGCAGGCCTGGAGCCCGCTGGCCTCCGGCGAGCTGATCGGCAACCCGGTGCTGAAGGCGATCGGCGACAAGTACGGCAAGTCGCCGGCCCAGGTGATGATCCGCTGGCACCTGCAGCTCGGCAACGTGGTGATCCCGAAGTCGGTGACTCCGAGCCGGATCCAGGAGAACTTCGAGGTCTTCGACTTCCGCCTGGACAACGACGACATGGCCGCGATCGCGGACCTGGAGACCGGCGTCCGCACCGGCGGCGACCCGGACGTCTTCGGCTAG
- a CDS encoding winged helix DNA-binding domain-containing protein — protein MAVMSARAVNRATLARQLLLERVEASAVEVVGRLVGMQGQEAKHPYVGLWSRVVGFEGVELDRAVAAREVVRATMFRGTLHLVTAGDYLRFRRTVTPVLEAGLRVLGERAAGLEPEKVVAAAEALLAKEPLTFTEVRNALQQQFPDVNERALGFCTRMLVPLVMYPADVRWSWTANSRFTPAEQWIGKKLHKRAETSELVTRYLSAFGPATPADFQTWSGLQKAKPLFDELELETFEDESGKTLYDVPDAPRPDAETPAPVRFLPEFDNVLLSHAKRERIIADEHKPAVFTKNLRVKATYTVDGLVAGLWASEKKRGVATLTLTPFGRTPKKTQAELEREGDGLLRFLEPAAKSFAVVTNG, from the coding sequence ATGGCGGTGATGAGTGCGCGGGCGGTGAATCGGGCGACGCTTGCCCGGCAGTTGTTGCTGGAGCGGGTCGAGGCTTCGGCTGTCGAGGTGGTGGGGCGGTTGGTGGGGATGCAGGGGCAGGAGGCCAAGCATCCTTATGTGGGGTTGTGGTCGCGGGTCGTCGGGTTCGAGGGGGTCGAGCTCGATCGGGCCGTGGCGGCTCGGGAAGTAGTCCGGGCGACCATGTTCCGGGGGACGTTGCATCTGGTGACGGCGGGCGATTACCTGCGGTTCCGGCGGACGGTGACGCCGGTGCTCGAGGCGGGGTTGCGGGTGCTCGGGGAGCGGGCGGCGGGGCTGGAGCCGGAGAAGGTCGTGGCCGCGGCCGAGGCCTTGCTCGCGAAGGAGCCGTTGACGTTCACCGAGGTGCGCAACGCCCTGCAGCAGCAGTTCCCGGACGTGAACGAGCGGGCGCTCGGATTCTGCACGCGGATGCTGGTGCCGCTGGTGATGTACCCGGCGGACGTCCGGTGGTCCTGGACGGCGAACTCCCGGTTCACGCCCGCCGAGCAGTGGATCGGCAAGAAGCTCCACAAGCGCGCCGAGACGAGCGAGCTCGTCACGCGGTATCTGAGTGCGTTCGGCCCGGCCACGCCCGCGGACTTCCAGACCTGGTCCGGACTACAGAAGGCGAAGCCGTTGTTCGACGAGCTGGAGCTGGAGACCTTCGAGGACGAGTCCGGCAAGACGCTGTACGACGTACCGGACGCGCCCCGGCCCGACGCGGAGACGCCCGCGCCGGTGCGGTTCCTGCCGGAGTTCGACAACGTGCTGCTGTCGCACGCGAAGCGGGAGCGGATCATCGCGGACGAGCACAAGCCGGCCGTGTTCACGAAGAACCTGCGGGTGAAGGCGACGTACACCGTCGACGGCCTCGTCGCCGGGCTGTGGGCGAGCGAGAAGAAGCGTGGTGTGGCCACTCTCACCCTGACGCCGTTCGGCCGGACGCCGAAGAAGACCCAGGCCGAGCTCGAGCGGGAGGGCGACGGGCTGCTCCGGTTCCTGGAGCCCGCTGCGAAGTCCTTCGCCGTGGTTACGAACGGTTAA
- a CDS encoding type II toxin-antitoxin system VapC family toxin has product MRVYFDSSALIKRVVVEDESTDLVDFLDARYEQGDLLASSSLAWVEVSRVVLARVKKPADAGSLIDDAMSGMDERPMTGEVVSVARRIEPLVLRSLDALHLATAVLIDADLVVTYDERLADACRRNSLAVVAPGRD; this is encoded by the coding sequence ATGCGCGTCTACTTCGACAGCAGCGCGCTGATCAAGCGGGTCGTGGTCGAGGACGAGTCCACCGACCTTGTCGATTTCCTCGACGCGCGTTACGAGCAAGGCGACCTGCTGGCCTCGTCGTCGCTCGCCTGGGTCGAGGTGTCCCGGGTGGTCCTGGCCCGGGTGAAGAAACCTGCCGATGCCGGCAGCCTCATCGACGACGCGATGTCCGGGATGGACGAGCGCCCGATGACGGGCGAAGTCGTGAGCGTCGCCCGCCGCATCGAACCGCTCGTCCTGCGCAGCCTCGACGCGCTGCATCTCGCCACCGCGGTGCTGATCGACGCGGACCTCGTCGTCACGTACGACGAGCGCCTCGCGGACGCCTGTCGCCGGAACTCCCTTGCCGTCGTGGCACCGGGACGGGACTGA
- a CDS encoding ribbon-helix-helix protein, CopG family: MNLRLAPEVAAALQAEAERTGQSQQEIVRDALGRRLHLIDHEDPTGDRERARAARAVQPARVPYRRVTPRLRLPKGTSTLELLDRDDRF; this comes from the coding sequence ATGAACCTGAGACTTGCCCCCGAGGTGGCGGCGGCCCTGCAGGCGGAGGCGGAACGCACCGGCCAGTCCCAGCAGGAGATCGTCCGGGACGCGCTCGGCCGCCGGCTGCACCTGATCGACCACGAGGACCCGACGGGCGATCGCGAACGCGCGCGGGCGGCCCGTGCGGTGCAGCCTGCCCGGGTCCCGTATCGCAGGGTGACCCCACGACTCCGGCTGCCGAAAGGCACCTCCACCCTCGAGCTGCTCGACCGCGACGACCGCTTCTGA
- a CDS encoding glycine C-acetyltransferase: MFASMRDDLTTTIGEIRDAGLYKSERVITSPQQALISVATGNEVLNFCANNYLGLSDHPEVVAAAKEALDRWGFGLSSVRFICGTQQIHKDLEAALSNFLGTEDTILYSSCFDANGGLFETLLGAEDAIISDELNHASIIDGIRLSKARRYRYKNRDLADLEAQLKDAADARYRLIATDGVFSMDGYVAPLDEICDLAERYDALVMVDDSHAVGFVGPDGAGTPSLFGVKDRVDIVTGTLGKALGGASGGYVSARREIVELLRQRSRPYLFSNSLAPAVTAASLKALELIGGSSDLRDKLAANTALFRSKMTEAGFDVLPGDHPISPVMIGDAAEAGRLADKLLDLGIYVIGFSYPVVPQGKARIRVQLSAAHSTADVERAITAFTEARAALAG; the protein is encoded by the coding sequence ATGTTCGCATCGATGCGGGACGACCTGACGACCACCATCGGCGAGATCCGGGACGCCGGGCTCTACAAGTCCGAGCGGGTGATCACCTCACCCCAGCAGGCGCTGATCTCCGTTGCCACTGGCAACGAAGTACTGAACTTCTGCGCCAACAACTACCTCGGGCTGTCCGACCACCCGGAGGTCGTCGCGGCCGCCAAGGAGGCCCTGGACCGGTGGGGCTTCGGGTTGTCCTCGGTGCGCTTCATCTGCGGCACCCAGCAGATCCACAAGGACCTCGAAGCTGCCCTCAGCAACTTCCTGGGCACCGAGGACACCATCCTCTACAGCTCCTGCTTCGACGCGAACGGCGGGCTCTTCGAGACGCTGCTCGGCGCCGAGGACGCGATCATCTCCGACGAGCTCAACCACGCCAGCATCATCGACGGCATCCGGCTGTCGAAGGCGCGCCGCTACCGGTACAAGAACCGCGACCTGGCCGACCTCGAGGCGCAGCTCAAGGACGCGGCGGACGCGCGGTACCGGCTGATCGCGACCGACGGCGTGTTCTCGATGGACGGGTACGTCGCCCCGCTGGACGAGATCTGCGACCTGGCCGAGCGGTACGACGCCCTGGTGATGGTCGACGACTCGCACGCGGTCGGGTTCGTCGGGCCGGACGGGGCCGGTACGCCGTCGCTGTTCGGCGTGAAGGACCGCGTCGACATCGTCACCGGGACGCTGGGCAAGGCGCTCGGCGGCGCGTCCGGCGGCTACGTCTCCGCGCGCCGCGAGATCGTCGAGCTGCTGCGGCAGCGGTCCCGCCCGTACCTGTTCTCGAACTCGCTGGCCCCGGCGGTGACCGCCGCCTCGCTGAAGGCGCTGGAACTGATCGGCGGCTCCAGCGACCTGCGCGACAAGCTCGCCGCGAACACCGCGCTCTTCCGCAGCAAGATGACCGAGGCCGGCTTCGACGTACTGCCCGGCGACCACCCGATCTCCCCGGTGATGATCGGCGACGCCGCCGAGGCCGGCCGGCTCGCGGACAAGCTGCTCGACCTCGGCATCTACGTCATCGGCTTCTCCTACCCGGTCGTCCCGCAGGGCAAGGCCCGCATCCGCGTCCAGCTCTCCGCGGCACACTCCACCGCGGACGTGGAACGCGCGATCACCGCCTTCACCGAGGCCCGCGCCGCACTCGCCGGGTAG
- the tdh gene encoding L-threonine 3-dehydrogenase gives MKALVKAEARPGLWLRDVPEPKIEADEVLIKVLRTGLCGTDLHIQSWDHWAQKNVPVPMVTGHEFCGEVVEIGVGVRDVAVGDLVSGEGHLVCGRCRNCRAGRRHLCIKTRGLGVHVPGAFAEYVALPASNAWVHKDPVDLDVAAIFDPFGNAVHTALSFPLVGEDVLITGAGPIGVMAAAVALHAGARNVVITDLSEYRLDLARKIGVTRAVNVAEESIAQAQQSLGMREGFDVGMEMSGQPAALRDMIANMNHGGKIAMLGLPADEIAIDWSTVVLNMLTIKGIYGREMFETWYSMSVMLERGLDLTPVITHRFGYGDFERAFDVARAGQCGKVIMDWTTESLEEKH, from the coding sequence GTGAAGGCACTGGTGAAGGCCGAGGCGAGGCCCGGCCTGTGGTTGCGGGACGTACCGGAGCCGAAGATCGAGGCCGACGAGGTCCTGATCAAGGTGCTCCGCACCGGGTTGTGCGGCACCGACCTGCACATCCAGAGCTGGGACCACTGGGCGCAGAAGAACGTGCCGGTGCCGATGGTGACCGGGCACGAGTTCTGCGGTGAGGTGGTCGAGATCGGCGTCGGTGTCCGCGACGTCGCGGTCGGTGACCTGGTCAGCGGCGAGGGTCACCTGGTGTGCGGCCGCTGCCGCAACTGCCGGGCCGGGCGTCGGCACCTGTGCATCAAGACCCGCGGCCTCGGTGTCCATGTGCCGGGCGCGTTCGCGGAGTACGTCGCGCTGCCGGCGAGCAACGCGTGGGTGCACAAGGATCCGGTCGACCTCGACGTCGCCGCGATCTTCGACCCGTTCGGCAACGCCGTCCACACGGCGCTGTCGTTCCCGCTGGTCGGCGAGGACGTGCTGATCACCGGCGCCGGGCCGATCGGGGTGATGGCCGCGGCGGTCGCGCTGCACGCCGGTGCGCGGAACGTGGTGATCACCGACCTCTCGGAGTACCGCCTGGACCTGGCCCGGAAGATCGGCGTGACCCGGGCGGTGAACGTCGCGGAGGAGTCGATCGCGCAGGCGCAGCAGAGCCTCGGGATGCGCGAGGGGTTCGACGTCGGGATGGAGATGTCCGGGCAGCCGGCCGCGCTGCGGGACATGATCGCGAACATGAACCACGGCGGGAAGATCGCGATGCTCGGGCTGCCGGCGGACGAGATCGCGATCGACTGGAGCACGGTGGTGCTCAACATGCTGACCATCAAGGGCATCTACGGCCGGGAGATGTTCGAGACCTGGTACTCGATGTCGGTGATGCTGGAGCGCGGCCTGGACCTGACGCCGGTGATCACCCACCGGTTCGGGTACGGCGACTTCGAGCGGGCGTTCGACGTCGCGCGCGCCGGGCAGTGCGGCAAGGTGATCATGGACTGGACGACGGAATCGCTGGAGGAGAAGCACTGA
- the pyrE gene encoding orotate phosphoribosyltransferase — translation MSYDRDGLLEQVKSKAIVHGRVTLASGKEADYYVDLRRITLDAAAAPLIGPAMLELTEDLEYDAVGGLTLGADPVAMSMLHAAAQQGRTLDAFVVRKAEKTHGLQRRIEGPDVTGRRVLAVEDTSTTGGSVLTAVEALREAGAEVVGVAVIVDRSTGAQERVEAEGLEYRAVFGLEELGLG, via the coding sequence ATGAGCTACGACCGGGACGGACTGCTGGAGCAGGTCAAGAGCAAGGCGATCGTGCACGGCCGGGTGACGCTGGCGTCCGGCAAGGAGGCCGACTACTACGTCGACCTGCGCCGGATCACGCTCGACGCGGCCGCCGCACCGCTGATCGGCCCGGCGATGCTCGAGCTGACCGAGGACCTGGAGTACGACGCGGTCGGCGGGCTCACGCTCGGTGCCGACCCGGTCGCGATGTCGATGCTGCACGCCGCGGCCCAGCAGGGCCGGACGCTCGACGCGTTCGTCGTACGGAAGGCCGAGAAGACGCACGGGCTGCAGCGCCGGATCGAGGGGCCGGACGTCACAGGCCGCCGGGTGCTGGCAGTCGAGGACACGTCCACGACCGGCGGATCGGTACTGACCGCGGTCGAGGCGTTGCGAGAGGCGGGCGCCGAGGTGGTCGGGGTCGCGGTGATCGTCGACCGGTCGACCGGGGCGCAGGAGCGGGTCGAGGCGGAAGGGCTGGAGTACCGCGCCGTGTTCGGCCTCGAGGAACTGGGCCTCGGCTGA